Proteins encoded by one window of Kribbella italica:
- a CDS encoding ABC transporter ATP-binding protein gives MSNPVQDARPAAQATPLLQVRDLKMHFPIKEAAGLGRTRKVVQAVDGVSFDLAPGGSLGLVGESGCGKSTTGRMITRLLTPTAGQILFKGTDIARLKEKDLRPFRRELQIVFQDPYSSLNPRQTVSNIISTPLRVHNLVKKGKELERVQELLERVGLNPEHHNRYPNEFSGGQRQRIGIARALAVEPEVIIADEPVSALDVSIQAQVMNLMEDLRRDLGIAFVFIAHDLGVVRHFCDTVAVMYLGKIVEQGPREQIYTAPQHPYTQALLSAAPDLGTIRGVPPKERIRLVGDVPSPIDPPSGCRFRTRCWKAEDICATQEPLLEIKPRSTNGHTAACHFAEPKVDLTAATA, from the coding sequence ATGAGCAACCCCGTGCAGGACGCCCGACCCGCCGCGCAGGCCACGCCGCTGCTGCAGGTCCGCGACCTCAAGATGCACTTCCCGATCAAGGAGGCCGCCGGTCTCGGCCGGACCCGCAAGGTGGTCCAGGCCGTCGACGGCGTCAGCTTCGACCTGGCCCCCGGCGGCAGCCTCGGCCTGGTCGGCGAGTCCGGCTGCGGCAAGTCGACCACCGGCCGGATGATCACCCGGCTGCTGACCCCGACGGCCGGCCAGATCCTGTTCAAGGGCACCGACATCGCCCGGCTGAAGGAGAAGGACCTGCGCCCGTTCCGCCGGGAGCTGCAGATCGTCTTCCAGGACCCGTACAGCTCGCTGAACCCGCGGCAGACGGTCAGCAACATCATCAGTACGCCGTTGCGGGTGCACAACCTGGTGAAGAAGGGCAAGGAGCTCGAGCGTGTCCAGGAGCTGCTGGAGCGGGTCGGCCTGAACCCCGAGCACCACAACCGCTACCCGAACGAGTTCTCCGGCGGTCAGCGGCAGCGGATCGGCATCGCCCGGGCGCTCGCGGTCGAGCCCGAGGTGATCATCGCCGACGAGCCGGTCTCGGCGCTGGACGTGTCGATCCAGGCGCAGGTGATGAACCTGATGGAGGACCTGCGCCGCGACCTGGGCATCGCGTTCGTCTTCATCGCGCACGACCTCGGCGTGGTCCGGCACTTCTGCGACACCGTGGCCGTGATGTACCTGGGCAAGATCGTCGAGCAGGGCCCGCGGGAGCAGATCTACACCGCTCCGCAGCACCCGTACACGCAGGCGCTGCTGTCGGCCGCTCCCGACCTGGGCACCATCCGTGGTGTCCCGCCGAAGGAGCGGATCCGGCTGGTCGGGGACGTTCCGTCGCCGATCGACCCGCCGAGCGGCTGCCGGTTCCGGACCCGGTGCTGGAAGGCGGAGGACATCTGCGCCACGCAGGAGCCGCTGCTGGAGATCAAGCCGCGCTCGACGAACGGGCACACCGCTGCCTGTCACTTCGCCGAGCCGAAGGTCGACCTGACCGCCGCCACGGCCTGA
- a CDS encoding ABC transporter ATP-binding protein: MSEHAADAGRGPSIATRERRAGSLSPSGETPYLEVTDLTVKFPTADGLVSAVNGLSYAVPLGRTLAIVGESGSGKSVSSMAVMGLHDRKRTRITGSIKLGGDEIVGLPESDLMKVRGDAVSMVFQDPQSSLHPLYTVGNQISEAYLVHHKVSKDVAKKRALEMLDLVGIPNPVRRFKQYPHEFSGGMRQRAMIAMGLVNDPKLVIADEPTTALDVTVQAQILDLLNNLQKEFGSAIVLITHDLGVVAEMADDVLVMYAGRCVEYGTAADVLAQPRMPYTWGLLESIPTVSAASERLRPIKGLPPSLLNLPSGCSFNPRCPYKERVKGERCTTDLPELLPVDGAGAHTSRCHLHDKASIYEAEVAPRLG, translated from the coding sequence ATGAGCGAGCACGCAGCCGACGCCGGCCGCGGACCGTCGATCGCGACCCGCGAGCGCCGGGCCGGATCGCTCAGCCCGAGCGGCGAGACGCCGTACCTCGAGGTCACCGATCTGACGGTCAAGTTCCCGACCGCCGACGGCCTGGTCAGCGCGGTGAACGGCCTGTCGTACGCCGTACCGCTGGGCCGGACGCTGGCGATCGTCGGCGAGTCCGGGTCGGGCAAGTCGGTCTCCAGCATGGCCGTGATGGGCCTGCACGACCGCAAGCGGACCCGGATCACCGGCTCGATCAAGCTCGGCGGCGACGAGATCGTCGGCCTGCCCGAGAGCGACCTGATGAAGGTCCGCGGCGACGCCGTCTCGATGGTGTTCCAGGACCCGCAGTCGTCGCTGCACCCGCTCTACACGGTCGGCAACCAGATCTCCGAGGCGTACCTGGTGCACCACAAGGTGTCCAAGGACGTCGCCAAGAAGCGCGCCCTGGAGATGCTCGACCTGGTCGGCATCCCGAACCCGGTCCGCCGGTTCAAGCAGTACCCGCACGAGTTCTCCGGCGGTATGCGGCAGCGCGCGATGATCGCGATGGGCTTGGTCAACGACCCGAAGCTGGTGATCGCCGACGAGCCGACCACCGCGCTCGACGTCACCGTCCAGGCGCAGATCCTGGACCTGCTGAACAACCTGCAGAAGGAGTTCGGCTCGGCGATCGTGCTGATCACGCACGACCTCGGCGTGGTGGCCGAGATGGCCGACGACGTCCTGGTCATGTACGCCGGCCGCTGCGTCGAGTACGGCACCGCCGCCGACGTCCTGGCCCAGCCGCGGATGCCCTACACCTGGGGCCTGCTGGAGTCGATCCCGACGGTGTCGGCGGCCAGCGAGCGGCTGCGCCCGATCAAGGGTCTGCCGCCGAGCCTGCTGAACCTGCCCAGTGGCTGCTCGTTCAACCCCCGCTGCCCCTACAAGGAGCGGGTCAAGGGCGAGCGCTGCACCACCGACCTGCCCGAGCTGCTGCCGGTCGACGGCGCCGGTGCCCACACGTCCCGTTGCCACCTGCACGACAAGGCCTCGATCTACGAGGCCGAGGTCGCACCGAGACTGGGCTGA
- a CDS encoding ABC transporter permease subunit: MLYFVARRLVSALSVVLVTLIATFTLFFVAPTDPAAAICGERNCTQERYNEIKENLHLDRPKVQQFAEYTAGIFAGRTFETAGVVQKCNVPCLGFSFKNDRPVTQMLKERIPVTVSLVAGYAILVLTIGVFVGSMAAKRRGSVGDRVLMTSTLVLSSVPFYIVALMVSLYLTILYPILPRGGYTPLTDNPAKWFLGFLTPWLVIGVYNCTQYARYSRGSMVETLSEDFIRTARAKGLSDRKVTYKHALRSGLIPVITIFGLDIAGSLAGAIFTERIFDLPGLGNLVLESLQTYDLPVIMGTVLIASVILVAMNFLVDVAYSIVDPRVRLS; the protein is encoded by the coding sequence GTGCTCTACTTCGTGGCGCGCCGGCTGGTGAGCGCGCTCAGCGTCGTACTGGTCACGCTTATCGCGACCTTCACGCTGTTCTTCGTCGCCCCGACCGACCCGGCCGCGGCGATCTGCGGTGAGCGCAACTGCACCCAGGAGCGCTACAACGAGATCAAGGAGAACCTGCACCTCGACAGACCCAAGGTGCAGCAGTTCGCCGAGTACACGGCGGGAATCTTCGCCGGGCGGACCTTCGAGACCGCCGGTGTCGTGCAGAAGTGCAACGTGCCCTGTCTGGGCTTCTCGTTCAAGAACGACCGCCCGGTGACCCAGATGCTGAAGGAGCGCATCCCGGTCACGGTGTCGCTGGTCGCCGGCTACGCCATCCTGGTGCTGACCATCGGTGTGTTCGTCGGCTCGATGGCCGCCAAACGACGCGGCAGCGTGGGCGACCGGGTGCTGATGACCAGCACGCTGGTGCTCAGCTCGGTGCCGTTCTACATCGTGGCGCTGATGGTCTCGCTCTACCTGACGATCCTCTACCCGATCCTGCCGCGCGGTGGCTACACGCCACTGACGGACAATCCGGCCAAGTGGTTCCTCGGCTTCCTGACGCCCTGGCTGGTGATCGGGGTCTACAACTGCACGCAGTACGCGCGCTACTCGCGGGGCTCGATGGTCGAGACGCTGAGCGAGGACTTCATCCGGACCGCGCGGGCCAAGGGTCTGTCGGACCGGAAGGTGACCTACAAGCACGCGCTGCGCTCGGGCCTCATCCCCGTGATCACGATCTTCGGTCTGGACATCGCCGGCAGCCTGGCCGGCGCGATCTTCACCGAGCGCATCTTCGACCTTCCCGGCCTGGGCAACCTGGTGCTGGAGAGCCTGCAGACCTACGACCTGCCGGTGATCATGGGCACCGTACTGATCGCGTCGGTGATCCTGGTCGCGATGAACTTCCTGGTCGACGTCGCCTACAGCATCGTCGACCCGCGGGTGAGGCTGTCATGA
- the dnaN gene encoding DNA polymerase III subunit beta, translating into MKLVADQQELAARVGWVAGGLPHRTSTPVLLGLLFTAGSSTTVAGTDHAMTAQVRLDCQVDAEGTCLVPGRMLAEITKLLPPGPVELTAADNRFVVRSGDAVYSLPLLPVADYPTNTAERSQAPLVAERSEGGGDAASSPSPRSAVDAGEFAVAVGQVGVSAARDDVVPALAGINLSFSGDTVELASTDRYRLGIAQVRLTETVAAFDVLVPAKALGDLSRAFAADGGQVLLSLADETLLLRNNDRSAWVRTLSGPYLPYRRIVPADTPISATVDRAALRDVAKRLSIVADGMTPIWLEYGASSVRVYAGSGDDASGAETLAITGSGDPLTVAFTGRLLLDAINSFTGDRLTMSYTGGRQPAVLTSEPNYLHVITPRLLPQA; encoded by the coding sequence CGGCCGGCTCCAGCACGACCGTTGCCGGGACCGATCACGCGATGACCGCTCAGGTCAGGCTGGACTGCCAGGTCGATGCCGAGGGCACCTGCTTGGTCCCGGGCCGGATGCTCGCGGAGATCACCAAACTCCTACCACCCGGCCCGGTGGAACTGACCGCCGCCGACAACCGCTTCGTCGTGCGCAGCGGAGATGCTGTCTACTCGCTGCCGTTGCTACCGGTGGCCGACTACCCGACGAACACCGCCGAGCGGAGCCAGGCACCGCTCGTAGCCGAGCGAAGCGAAGGCGGGGGCGACGCTGCCTCCTCACCCTCCCCCCGTTCAGCGGTGGATGCTGGTGAGTTCGCCGTCGCGGTGGGGCAGGTGGGGGTTTCTGCTGCCCGGGACGATGTGGTGCCTGCGCTGGCCGGGATCAATCTCAGCTTCTCCGGCGACACCGTGGAGCTGGCGAGCACCGATCGGTACCGGCTGGGAATCGCTCAAGTCCGCCTGACTGAGACGGTGGCGGCGTTCGACGTACTGGTGCCCGCGAAGGCGCTCGGTGACCTGTCGCGCGCGTTCGCCGCCGACGGCGGGCAGGTGCTGCTGTCGCTGGCCGACGAGACCTTGCTGCTGCGCAACAACGACCGGTCCGCCTGGGTGCGCACGCTCAGCGGCCCGTACCTTCCGTACCGGCGGATCGTCCCCGCCGACACCCCGATCAGCGCGACCGTCGACCGAGCGGCCTTGCGCGACGTGGCGAAGCGGCTGAGCATCGTCGCGGACGGGATGACACCGATCTGGCTCGAGTACGGCGCAAGCTCGGTCCGCGTGTACGCCGGATCGGGTGACGACGCGTCCGGTGCCGAGACGCTTGCGATCACCGGCTCGGGTGATCCGCTGACGGTGGCGTTCACCGGCCGGCTGCTGCTGGACGCGATCAACTCGTTCACCGGTGATCGGCTGACCATGTCGTACACGGGCGGCCGTCAGCCCGCGGTGCTCACGAGCGAGCCGAACTACCTGCACGTCATCACACCGCGGCTACTCCCCCAGGCCTGA